In Oryza sativa Japonica Group chromosome 3, ASM3414082v1, one DNA window encodes the following:
- the LOC4333851 gene encoding serine/threonine-protein kinase MPS1 isoform X3: MERRDNFLQPPAAAAAPAAGGGKGLPVPATGDATNLTSSSSSTSSLTLSPPDFLRQVQAALKRHRPTGSMQSNQPRATRVLVSRGEGSTKAVANPSVAQNPEGKVMQQRRGLLGASRLRNAAPDQNKAVVSSQDELLLTTPLTLGTITDTHDQNGGQNHQPKSDTDLLVDRKKSSMEVSSSQMASANALVGEDFKKDLFYLTSDPQLTSQRDNFPVAQVADDQGKNHKEIGIASAAVEMDIKYDAANLSRRIDEACDQNHGEPMTRCSAMGSSVTAVSLYSGPTIQSKSAAQIDQYASPAQMPQCGRESSGVSGHGSQKLHGVAMNHADCNTNKQQVDTNGGMDKPVSSSAVCLPSQGLSGNDQSLSAKDDGAPRRSKVEKECRKKNYDPDVFFKVNGKLYQKLGKIGSGGSSEVHKVISAECTIYALKKIKLKGRDYPTAYGFCQEIEYLNKLKGKSNIIQLIDYEVTDKSLLQDDSLSPRDGRIKDDHYIYMVLEYGEIDLANMVAQEWKKRNTSNMKIDENWLRFYWQQMLKAVNTIHEERIVHSDLKPANFLLVRGALKLIDFGIAKAIMNDTTNIQRDSQIGTLNYMSPEAFMCNEQDSGGNVIKCGRPSDIWSLGCILYQMVYGKTPFADYKNFWAKFKVVTDKNHKIKYEPVDNPWLIDLMQRCLAWDRNDRWRIPQLLEHPFLVPLVPRDLPSIDQDPCRLLMERVRVHWANPKLHSFIAELEKDQCRPATQM, encoded by the exons ATGGAGAGGAGGGATAATTTCCTTCAgccccctgccgccgccgccgccccagccgccggcggcggaaaggGCCTCCCGGTCCCCGCCACAGGGGACGCGACGAACCTGACCTCGTCGTcgagctccacctcctccctcacGCTGTCCCCTCCGGACTTCCTGCGTCAGGTTCAGGCCGCGCTGAAGCGGCATAGGCCTACCG GTTCGATGCAGTCCAATCAACCACGAGCAACCCGAGTCCTGGTGTCCCGAGGTGAGGGCTCAACGAAAGCTGTTGCCAACCCTTCTGTGGCACAAAATCCGGAAGGCAAGGTTATGCAGCAGAGGAGAGGCCTGCTGGGGGCTTCCAGGTTGCGAAATGCAGCTCCTGATCAGAACAAAGCTGTTGTCTCAAGTCAAGACGAATTGTTGTTGACTACGCCTTTGACATTGGGAACTATCACTGATACCCATGATCAGAATGGTGGTCAGAACCACCAGCCGAAAAGTGACACTGATCTCTTGGTGGATAGGAAGAAATCGTCAATGGAAGTTTCTTCCTCCCAGATGGCATCCGCAAATGCATTGGTAGGGGAAGATTTCAAAAAAGACCTATTCTATTTGACTAGCGATCCGCAGTTAACTTCTCAGA GAGATAATTTTCCTGTCGCTCAAGTAGCAGATGATCAAGGCAAGAACCACAAGGAGATTGGGATTGCTAGTGCAGCAGTTGAGATGGATATCAAGTATGATGCAGCTAACTTGTCCCGAAGAATTGATGAGGCTTGTGATCAGAATCATGGAGAGCCAATGACTCGTTGCTCTGCCATGGGTTCATCAGTGACTGCTGTATCTTTATATTCAGGGCCTACTATTCAAAGTAAAAGTGCTGCTCAGATTGATCAATATGCTTCACCAGCTCAGATGCCACAATGTGGCAGAGAATCATCTGGTGTATCAGGTCATGGCTCTCAAAAACTGCATGGAGTGGCAATGAATCATGCTGATTGCAATACCAACAAACAGCAGGTTGATACCAATGGTGGGATGGACAAACCTGTTTCTAGTAGTGCAGTTTGTTTGCCATCCCAAGGGTTATCTGGGAATGATCAATCTTTGTCTGCCAAGGATGATGGTGCTCCTAGACGAAGCAAGGTTGAAAAGGAGTGTCGCAAAAAGAATTATGATCCGGATGTATTCTTTAAAGTGAATGGAAAACTTTATCAGAAGCTAGGTAAAATAGGGTCTGGAGGCAGCAGTGAAGTTCACAAAGTTATATCAGCCGAGTGTACAATATATGccctgaaaaaaataaaacttaaaGGTCGGGACTACCCTACTGCCTATGGCTTTTGCCAAGAAATTGAGTACCTAAACAAGTTGAAAGGAAAGAGTAATATCATACAGTTGATTGATTATGAG GTCACTGATAAAAGTTTGCTTCAAGATGATTCGCTGTCACCCAGAGATGGGAGAATTAAGGATGATCACTACATTTATATGGTCCTTGAGTATGGTGAAATTGATTTAGCTAATATGGTTGCTCAGGAGTGGAAGAAGAGGAACACCTcaaatatgaaaatagatgAAAATTGGCTACGTTTTTATTGGCAG CAAATGCTTAAAGCTGTCAATACAATACATGAGGAACGGATAGTGCACTCCGATTTGAAGCCTGCAAATTTTTTGCTTGTGAGGGGTGCACTGAAACTTATTGACTTTGGCATTGCTAAAGCAATAATGAATGATACCACAAACATTCAACGTGATTCTCAG ATTGGAACACTGAACTATATGTCACCTGAAGCATTCATGTGCAATGAGCAGGACTCGGGTGGTAATGTTATCAAGTGTGGACGTCCATCTGATATTTGGTCTCTTGGTTGTATTCTTTACCAGATGGTGTATGGTAAGACACCATTTGCTGATTACAAGAATTTCTGGGCCAAGTTTAAAGTTGTTACTGATAAGAACCACAAGATCAAGTATGAACCGGTAGATAATCCATGGCTTATTGATTTAATGCAACGATGCCTTGCATGGGACCGAAATGATCGATGGAGAATACCTCAATTGCTTGAGCACCCGTTCCTTGTTCCTTTGGTTCCAAGGGATTTACCTTCAATTGACCAAGACCCGTGTAGGTTGCTGATGGAGAGGGTTAGAGTTCACTGGGCCAATCCCAAGCTTCATAGTTTTATTGCAGAGCTCGAGAAGGATCAATGCCGTCCAGCCACTCAAATGTAA